Proteins found in one Nitrosopumilus maritimus SCM1 genomic segment:
- a CDS encoding DUF5989 family protein: MSRLSVIKEIFQLYVKKRKFYMFPIIVLLIVLIGITSLAQSGLVAFIYPI, encoded by the coding sequence ATGTCACGTTTATCAGTAATTAAAGAGATTTTTCAACTATATGTTAAAAAAAGAAAATTCTATATGTTTCCAATTATTGTATTATTAATTGTACTAATAGGAATTACATCATTAGCCCAATCAGGATTGGTTGCATTCATTTATCCGATTTAA
- a CDS encoding N-acetylneuraminate synthase family protein: MITMKSFSALDRVFVIAEAGSNWKCGDYSDDLEQAKKLIETAAKAGADAVKFQTYKPETIYVSDAGNSDYLEKYGIKENINEIFEHLSMPYEMIPELKKYCDEKNIQFMSTPFSVQDAKEVDKFTEIHKVASFEINHIRLLEFLAKTQKPIIVSTGASTFKEIDFAINLIRKNGNDNIALMQCTSKYPCPIDSLNLKTISTMGQKYKIPVGLSDHSLDPIIGPITAISLGAKFIEKHFTLDKNLPGPDHPFALNPDELELMITSIRNTEKALGTGIKEILPVEDELRKFAKRSIQAIQDIKKGDLLIEGQNFEILRPGNRLRGMDPLYLDTISGKKSKKDVQKGDGIIDVE, translated from the coding sequence ATGATAACAATGAAATCTTTTTCTGCATTAGACCGAGTTTTTGTAATTGCTGAAGCTGGTTCTAATTGGAAATGTGGTGATTACTCTGACGATTTGGAACAAGCAAAAAAATTAATTGAAACTGCAGCAAAAGCCGGAGCAGATGCTGTAAAATTTCAAACTTACAAACCTGAAACAATTTATGTTTCAGATGCAGGTAACAGTGATTATTTAGAAAAATATGGGATAAAAGAAAACATTAATGAAATTTTTGAACACTTATCCATGCCATATGAGATGATTCCTGAATTAAAGAAATATTGTGATGAAAAAAATATTCAATTTATGTCCACACCATTTTCAGTTCAAGATGCAAAAGAAGTTGATAAATTTACAGAAATTCATAAAGTTGCTTCATTTGAAATAAACCACATACGATTGCTAGAATTTTTGGCTAAAACTCAAAAACCCATAATTGTTTCAACGGGTGCTAGTACATTCAAAGAAATTGATTTTGCAATAAATCTAATTAGAAAGAACGGCAATGATAATATTGCTTTAATGCAATGCACCTCAAAATATCCCTGCCCTATTGATTCATTAAATCTAAAAACTATTTCAACGATGGGACAAAAATACAAAATTCCTGTTGGTCTTTCAGATCATTCATTAGATCCCATCATTGGACCTATCACTGCAATTTCCCTTGGTGCAAAATTTATTGAAAAACACTTTACTTTAGACAAAAATTTACCTGGGCCAGATCACCCTTTTGCATTAAACCCAGATGAACTAGAATTAATGATTACTTCAATCCGTAATACTGAAAAAGCTCTTGGAACAGGCATAAAAGAAATTTTACCTGTTGAAGACGAACTCAGAAAATTTGCCAAACGTTCAATTCAAGCAATTCAAGATATTAAAAAAGGTGATTTATTGATTGAAGGACAAAATTTTGAAATTCTTCGACCTGGGAACAGATTAAGAGGAATGGATCCACTTTATCTAGATACTATTTCTGGAAAAAAATCCAAAAAAGATGTTCAAAAAGGTGATGGAATCATTGATGTAGAATAA
- a CDS encoding DegT/DnrJ/EryC1/StrS family aminotransferase, giving the protein MKKRIKLFDPIIGTKEEIAINKVLKSGYWASGSGVGNVQKFEKKFNEYIGSNSCVTVNNGTSALQLAVSLFDVKNSEIIMPSLSFVSTAHSALYNNAKPVFVDVDPKTLCIDVEKIKKHITRKTKVIIPVHFGGFPADLDKIRKICKENQINLVEDAAHAAGAKYKEKKIGTVSEAICFSFHPVKNLAMPNGGAITLNGKKNKVNSNLIKIKRWCGISNRHNSQYDITELGWNAYLNEFSAVIGLEQLKKLDKMNKIRKKIAKQYSTEINLEEKMPFSQDCSYHFFWIQVDNREKFMKKLFEKGIEIGTHYSPIHKMKFYKNKVKLPITESVASKIVTLPIHPNLSENDVDKIIQNVNKFSN; this is encoded by the coding sequence ATGAAAAAAAGAATAAAACTTTTTGATCCTATTATTGGAACTAAAGAAGAAATTGCAATAAATAAAGTTCTAAAAAGTGGTTATTGGGCATCGGGTTCAGGTGTTGGGAATGTACAAAAATTTGAGAAAAAATTCAATGAGTACATTGGCTCAAATAGTTGTGTTACTGTTAACAATGGCACATCAGCACTTCAATTAGCTGTATCATTGTTTGATGTAAAAAATAGTGAAATAATTATGCCATCTCTTTCCTTTGTATCAACTGCACATTCAGCATTATATAACAATGCTAAACCAGTTTTTGTTGATGTAGATCCTAAAACATTGTGTATAGATGTAGAAAAAATAAAAAAACACATTACAAGAAAAACCAAAGTAATTATTCCAGTTCATTTTGGAGGATTTCCTGCAGATTTAGATAAAATTAGGAAAATTTGTAAAGAAAATCAAATAAATCTTGTTGAAGATGCTGCTCATGCAGCAGGTGCAAAATACAAAGAGAAAAAGATTGGTACTGTAAGTGAAGCGATTTGCTTTAGTTTTCATCCTGTAAAAAATTTGGCAATGCCGAATGGGGGAGCCATAACACTCAATGGTAAAAAAAATAAAGTAAATTCTAATTTAATAAAAATAAAAAGATGGTGTGGCATATCAAATAGGCACAACTCACAATATGATATTACAGAGTTGGGATGGAATGCTTATCTTAATGAATTTTCAGCTGTGATCGGTTTAGAACAGTTAAAGAAACTCGATAAAATGAATAAAATTAGGAAAAAAATTGCGAAACAATATTCAACAGAAATCAATCTTGAAGAAAAAATGCCATTTTCTCAAGATTGTTCATATCACTTTTTCTGGATTCAGGTTGATAATAGAGAAAAATTTATGAAAAAATTATTTGAGAAAGGAATTGAAATAGGAACTCATTATTCTCCCATACATAAAATGAAATTTTATAAAAATAAAGTAAAATTACCAATAACAGAATCTGTAGCATCAAAAATTGTCACATTACCCATACATCCAAACCTTTCTGAAAATGATGTAGATAAAATAATTCAAAATGTAAATAAGTTTAGTAATTAA
- a CDS encoding N-acetyltransferase translates to MTIILKLVDEKDIRFLYQLLKLRKPLENISHKNMPSYNEHTKFVKSKPYQKWYIIFENKKKIGSTYISKQDEISMHFLPKFDSNKNMNHVLELILEKHPKSRYLANTNYKNKSLITFYKNNGFKLIQYTFELVKEKNLK, encoded by the coding sequence ATGACAATTATTTTAAAATTGGTGGATGAGAAAGATATTCGATTTTTATATCAACTTCTCAAATTAAGAAAACCATTAGAAAATATTTCACATAAGAATATGCCTAGTTATAATGAACATACAAAGTTTGTCAAATCTAAACCTTATCAAAAATGGTATATTATTTTTGAAAATAAAAAAAAGATTGGTTCTACATATATTAGTAAACAAGATGAAATTTCTATGCATTTTTTACCAAAATTTGATTCTAACAAAAATATGAATCATGTATTGGAATTAATTCTAGAGAAACACCCAAAATCTAGGTATCTAGCAAATACAAATTATAAAAATAAAAGTTTGATAACATTCTATAAAAATAATGGATTTAAATTAATTCAATATACTTTTGAACTTGTAAAAGAGAAAAATCTAAAATGA
- a CDS encoding formyltransferase family protein, translated as MIDIVCFLSRPHGFAVLEKLIKIKKFNILKLYTHSLNPKSQDPNRSIRTDFKLFQQICEQNNIDLESIDSKESEITSFPNCDYIIEVSWRYLIPTKILSLARKDAFGIHRGKLPDYAGAEPIKQALLKNDNKIILSAHYLANKIDMGNVIDTVEHDVNYDKSKSFEENIQRLRDEITPFFPQLAISAINVLEEKNSD; from the coding sequence GTGATTGATATTGTTTGTTTTTTATCTAGGCCTCATGGATTTGCGGTACTAGAAAAACTAATTAAAATAAAAAAATTTAACATATTAAAATTATACACACATTCTTTAAATCCAAAATCCCAAGATCCAAACAGATCAATTAGAACTGATTTTAAATTATTTCAACAAATATGTGAACAAAATAATATAGATTTAGAATCAATTGATTCAAAAGAATCTGAAATTACTTCTTTCCCAAACTGTGATTATATAATAGAAGTTTCATGGCGTTATTTAATTCCCACAAAAATTTTATCACTAGCTAGAAAAGACGCATTTGGAATACATCGAGGTAAATTACCTGATTATGCAGGTGCAGAACCAATAAAACAAGCATTGTTAAAAAATGATAATAAAATTATTCTGTCTGCCCATTATTTAGCTAATAAAATTGACATGGGAAATGTCATAGATACTGTAGAACATGATGTGAATTATGATAAAAGTAAATCTTTTGAGGAAAATATTCAGAGACTTAGAGATGAAATAACACCATTTTTCCCTCAATTGGCAATATCTGCAATAAATGTATTAGAAGAAAAAAATTCTGATTAA
- a CDS encoding cytidylyltransferase domain-containing protein encodes MKFCNVGIIIQARTGSDRFPKKVLASIEKKPMIWHIVNRCKKVKNIDKIILATTTLKEDYPLISLAKKNKIEYFRGSKNDVLDRFYQCSTSNNLDIIIRITGDCPLVDPKLIDQFLDFFSHKKYDYVSNTINPTYPDGLDIEIFSFKALKKAWNMSKKKSNREHVTTFIKHHPEKFKIKNFENNTNLSNYRLTVDHKNDLKLIRKIYKEFRPNIKFSTKSVISLLNKNPELFKINQNISRNEGYEKSLLNDN; translated from the coding sequence ATGAAATTCTGTAATGTTGGTATAATTATTCAAGCAAGAACTGGTTCTGATAGATTCCCAAAAAAGGTTCTTGCATCTATTGAAAAAAAACCTATGATTTGGCATATTGTCAATAGATGCAAAAAAGTCAAAAATATTGATAAAATTATTTTGGCTACTACAACACTAAAAGAAGACTATCCTTTAATTTCATTAGCAAAAAAAAATAAGATAGAATATTTTCGTGGTTCTAAGAATGACGTGTTAGATAGATTTTACCAATGTTCAACTTCAAATAATTTAGATATCATAATACGAATAACAGGAGATTGCCCCTTAGTAGATCCAAAACTAATTGATCAATTTTTAGATTTTTTCTCTCATAAAAAATATGATTATGTTAGTAATACTATTAATCCAACATATCCTGATGGTCTCGATATAGAAATTTTTTCCTTTAAAGCATTAAAAAAAGCATGGAATATGTCTAAAAAAAAATCAAATAGGGAACATGTTACTACATTCATAAAACATCATCCTGAAAAATTTAAAATTAAAAATTTTGAAAATAATACTAATTTATCAAATTATAGATTGACTGTAGATCATAAAAATGATCTAAAATTAATTCGGAAAATTTACAAAGAATTTCGTCCTAACATTAAATTTAGTACCAAATCAGTAATTTCATTGTTAAACAAAAATCCTGAATTATTCAAAATCAATCAGAACATATCTAGAAATGAAGGTTATGAAAAATCTCTTTTAAATGATAACTAA
- a CDS encoding Gfo/Idh/MocA family protein: MNDFSKKIKKLTVVVIGCGSIGERHIYNLKNFGVNSLHIVDFDKNKVKKLEAKYNVKGHFSTDKSLSVNPDLSIICTDPASHITLAEKCLKKSSHIFIEKPISHDPNKVKLLLKNADSKKLKIFVGYNFRYNSGLNELKNILKKQNKSPYLISSNFGHHIKYWHPNSNFKNHYILKKNNGIILDDSHEYDLIKWLLEDKVESVYCQSIKTPKLSKYSESLASIVLKFKKGTIANLTLDFLRPSYQRNCKILFEDKEFNWDFNIKKKNKNYQNIANITITSQKLDTQRKIQKISEKVNEMYQKEMYDFISSIIKDTKPTIDGWDALETLKIGNAALESAKKGKVQYIRY; encoded by the coding sequence ATGAATGATTTTTCTAAAAAAATCAAAAAATTAACAGTTGTAGTAATTGGGTGTGGATCTATTGGGGAACGCCATATCTATAATCTAAAAAATTTTGGAGTGAATTCATTACATATAGTTGATTTTGATAAAAACAAAGTAAAGAAATTAGAAGCCAAGTATAATGTTAAAGGACATTTTTCAACAGACAAATCACTTTCAGTTAATCCTGACTTATCAATAATATGTACAGATCCTGCATCACACATCACATTAGCTGAAAAGTGTTTGAAAAAATCATCACATATTTTTATCGAAAAGCCGATTTCACATGATCCTAACAAAGTAAAACTCCTCTTAAAAAATGCGGATTCAAAGAAATTGAAAATTTTTGTTGGATATAATTTTAGATATAATTCAGGATTAAATGAATTAAAAAATATTTTGAAAAAACAGAATAAATCTCCGTATCTAATTTCTAGTAATTTTGGTCATCATATCAAATATTGGCATCCAAATAGCAATTTCAAAAACCACTATATTTTGAAAAAAAATAACGGAATTATCCTTGATGATTCACATGAATATGATTTAATCAAATGGTTATTGGAAGATAAAGTAGAATCTGTTTATTGTCAATCAATTAAAACTCCCAAATTAAGTAAATATTCTGAAAGTTTAGCATCAATAGTATTAAAATTCAAAAAAGGTACGATAGCTAATCTTACTTTAGATTTTTTAAGACCAAGCTATCAAAGAAATTGTAAGATATTATTTGAAGATAAAGAATTCAATTGGGATTTCAATATAAAGAAAAAAAATAAAAATTATCAAAATATAGCGAATATTACTATTACATCTCAAAAATTAGATACCCAAAGAAAAATTCAAAAAATTTCAGAAAAAGTTAATGAAATGTATCAAAAAGAAATGTATGATTTTATTTCATCTATAATTAAGGATACAAAACCCACCATTGATGGATGGGATGCATTAGAAACTTTGAAAATTGGTAATGCTGCATTAGAATCTGCTAAAAAAGGAAAGGTTCAATACATTAGATATTAG
- a CDS encoding DUF4910 domain-containing protein, giving the protein MYNLINDLYQKQRNLVSIDYDESLEYISKILPLKIHKIPSGTKCWTWEVPLAWEVKEAFIENNGGKIIDVKDHPLHLASYSTPIDKIISKEELMKHLSSNKERPNAIPFDYKYYQNDWGFCVQFNKLKDFTEKNYHVVINSEFKEGELKIGELFVKGELKETIVLVAHLCHPAMANDDLSGVSVLVDIGKNLLEKNNLKYSYRILFLPETIGSIAYLSQNEELISDMKFGLFLEMLGNDNFHSLQFSRQKNTEIDKIAENVIKHNQKEFKTGDFREIISNDEMVFNGPGVNIPMISISRWPYPEYHTSDDNISIIKKENLEESKKLVLKILEALENNYTPIRKFKGPPHLSKYGLWVDWRDDLELNKMLEKIFLEFEGDNSIVEIAEKLNLDFFVLLDYVNKFLQAKLVEKK; this is encoded by the coding sequence GTGTATAATTTAATTAATGATCTATATCAAAAACAGAGAAATCTTGTTTCAATAGATTATGATGAATCACTTGAATACATTTCAAAAATACTACCCTTAAAAATTCATAAAATTCCTTCGGGAACAAAATGTTGGACATGGGAAGTTCCCTTAGCATGGGAAGTTAAAGAAGCTTTTATTGAAAATAATGGGGGGAAAATTATTGATGTAAAAGATCATCCACTTCATTTAGCATCATATTCTACTCCAATTGATAAAATAATTTCTAAAGAAGAATTAATGAAACATTTATCATCAAATAAAGAAAGGCCAAATGCCATTCCATTTGATTACAAATATTATCAGAACGATTGGGGTTTTTGTGTACAATTTAACAAATTAAAAGATTTTACTGAAAAAAATTACCATGTAGTTATAAATTCTGAATTTAAAGAAGGAGAATTAAAAATTGGAGAATTATTCGTTAAAGGAGAATTAAAAGAAACCATTGTTCTTGTTGCACATTTATGCCATCCTGCAATGGCAAATGATGATCTTTCAGGCGTTTCTGTTTTAGTAGATATAGGAAAAAATCTTTTAGAAAAAAATAATCTAAAATATAGTTACAGAATTTTATTCCTCCCTGAAACAATAGGTTCAATAGCTTATCTTAGTCAAAATGAAGAATTAATTTCAGACATGAAATTTGGATTATTTTTAGAAATGTTAGGAAATGATAATTTTCATTCATTACAATTTAGTAGGCAAAAAAATACTGAAATTGATAAAATTGCAGAGAATGTAATTAAACATAATCAGAAAGAATTCAAAACAGGAGACTTCCGTGAAATTATAAGTAATGATGAAATGGTTTTCAATGGTCCAGGAGTAAACATACCAATGATTTCAATCAGCAGATGGCCATATCCAGAATACCATACCAGTGATGACAATATTTCAATTATAAAAAAAGAAAATTTAGAAGAATCTAAAAAATTGGTTTTAAAGATTTTGGAGGCATTAGAAAATAACTACACGCCAATTAGAAAATTTAAAGGTCCACCACACCTTTCAAAATACGGATTATGGGTAGACTGGAGAGATGATTTAGAATTAAATAAAATGTTGGAAAAAATTTTTCTTGAATTTGAAGGAGATAATTCAATAGTAGAAATTGCTGAAAAATTAAATTTAGATTTTTTTGTTTTGTTAGATTATGTGAATAAATTCTTACAAGCAAAACTTGTAGAAAAAAAATGA
- the acpS gene encoding holo-ACP synthase, with the protein MISVGVDIEKINRFESLLPESSFIKKIFSPEEIKYCFSKKHPAETLAAKFAGKEAIIKALNGLNYKSNSYHEIEILNKNDNSPYVNLKNFLNYHISISLSHSDQYAIAFVLIFNK; encoded by the coding sequence ATGATTTCAGTAGGTGTTGACATAGAAAAAATCAATAGATTTGAATCATTATTACCTGAATCTTCATTTATAAAAAAAATTTTCTCTCCTGAGGAAATTAAATACTGTTTTTCAAAAAAACACCCTGCAGAAACTTTAGCAGCAAAATTTGCAGGAAAAGAAGCTATTATTAAAGCATTAAATGGTTTAAACTATAAATCTAATTCTTATCATGAAATAGAGATTTTAAATAAAAATGATAATTCTCCTTATGTGAACTTGAAAAATTTTTTAAATTATCATATATCGATTAGTTTATCTCATTCTGATCAATATGCTATTGCATTTGTTTTAATTTTTAATAAATAA
- a CDS encoding UDP-N-acetylglucosamine 2-epimerase, with amino-acid sequence MSINQIIIIDNSIEISKIKNLELSNSKIITVDYEIHKKLNDEKIEHFISDDFLDQKLLIKIQKESYKIAKWYNTPEISEKITYNSINLGGLFYIEFHAFMIPFLKKLFEIYYICKEYKNYKIFTSKNLISIIKKHTSDFECINPESLENSDFLYDSLPITKKIWNQNLKINLSRKNIKQIKNFSENFMKKILDVDKRISKNNKSVLFVEFDLNKFQNLFLHPQKKFNFILYNRRRPIFINKKSINILKDSKCSYISENNFKKYRKNDFEVSQIINLIENSGELKKLFEIDSINFWDELKPKLINLSKKRIPEAITEIDYAKQIFEKYQFSSMVILSESGFNEQIVIELAKKQGIPIILLQHGMGPESRETLNLKKFDGVWPIKSDYICVWGNIVRKISSENGINENKIIEVGNPVFDNLSKCKNKEYVLLTTSWLTNNQIFDYSAKKILNYEKTIEEIAKIIKKLNLELVVKLHPAPSERDVGKSISKTMPKARIVKDGNIHELINNCRLMIVTDFSTTILEGTLFEKPVISVRIKEEYYGTPIVFEKNGCHVSTINELDESIEKILKDKDFEKSLLAKQKKFLKQYVSHINNSTDKFIEFISKL; translated from the coding sequence TTGAGCATTAATCAAATCATCATAATAGATAATTCAATAGAAATTTCCAAAATAAAAAATTTGGAATTGTCTAATTCCAAAATCATTACAGTTGATTACGAAATTCATAAAAAATTGAATGATGAAAAAATCGAACATTTTATCTCAGATGATTTTTTAGATCAAAAATTATTGATAAAAATTCAAAAAGAGTCATATAAAATTGCAAAATGGTACAATACACCAGAAATTTCAGAAAAAATTACATACAATAGTATTAACTTAGGGGGTTTATTCTACATAGAATTTCATGCATTTATGATTCCTTTCTTAAAAAAATTGTTTGAGATATATTACATATGTAAAGAATATAAAAACTATAAAATTTTTACGTCTAAAAATCTTATCAGTATAATTAAAAAACACACAAGTGATTTTGAATGTATAAATCCAGAATCATTAGAAAATTCAGATTTTTTATACGACTCACTGCCCATAACAAAAAAAATATGGAATCAGAATCTAAAAATTAATTTAAGTAGAAAAAATATTAAACAAATCAAAAATTTTTCAGAAAATTTTATGAAAAAGATTTTAGATGTAGATAAAAGGATTTCAAAAAATAATAAGTCAGTACTATTTGTTGAATTTGATTTAAACAAATTTCAAAATTTATTTTTACATCCACAAAAAAAATTTAATTTTATTTTATACAATCGAAGAAGACCAATTTTTATCAATAAAAAATCAATTAATATTTTAAAAGATTCAAAATGCAGTTACATATCAGAAAATAATTTCAAAAAATATAGAAAAAATGATTTTGAAGTTTCACAAATAATTAATTTAATTGAAAATTCAGGTGAATTAAAAAAATTATTTGAAATAGATTCTATAAATTTTTGGGATGAATTAAAACCCAAACTCATCAACTTGAGTAAAAAACGAATTCCTGAAGCAATTACTGAAATTGATTATGCAAAACAAATATTTGAAAAATATCAGTTTTCTTCAATGGTTATTTTATCTGAATCAGGATTTAACGAACAAATTGTAATAGAATTGGCCAAAAAACAAGGAATTCCAATAATTTTGTTACAACACGGAATGGGACCAGAAAGTAGAGAGACATTAAATTTAAAAAAATTTGATGGCGTATGGCCCATTAAATCAGATTACATATGTGTATGGGGTAATATTGTTAGAAAGATTTCATCTGAAAACGGAATTAATGAAAATAAAATTATCGAAGTTGGAAATCCAGTATTTGATAACCTTTCTAAGTGTAAAAATAAGGAATATGTTTTATTAACAACTTCTTGGTTAACTAATAATCAAATTTTTGACTATTCAGCAAAAAAGATATTAAATTATGAAAAAACAATAGAAGAAATTGCAAAAATAATCAAAAAATTAAATTTAGAGTTAGTAGTAAAACTGCATCCTGCTCCGTCAGAAAGAGATGTAGGAAAGAGTATTTCCAAGACTATGCCAAAAGCACGTATTGTAAAAGATGGCAATATTCACGAATTGATTAATAATTGTAGATTAATGATAGTTACAGATTTTTCTACAACTATTTTAGAAGGAACATTATTTGAAAAACCAGTAATTTCAGTTAGAATTAAAGAAGAATATTATGGAACTCCAATTGTTTTTGAAAAAAATGGATGTCATGTTTCAACTATTAATGAATTAGATGAAAGTATTGAAAAAATTCTAAAGGATAAAGATTTTGAAAAAAGTTTACTTGCAAAACAAAAAAAATTTTTAAAACAATATGTTTCACACATAAATAATTCTACAGACAAATTTATTGAATTTATTTCCAAGCTCTAG